Proteins encoded by one window of Cannabis sativa cultivar Pink pepper isolate KNU-18-1 chromosome 4, ASM2916894v1, whole genome shotgun sequence:
- the LOC133037248 gene encoding uncharacterized protein LOC133037248, with the protein MKISHTAAVCHYRFDKNWTTPKPGNNRAFLTEIDCDCDPQAYTTTMIQDFGDNSSWYFDSGATTHVTFDSGNLDESKPFSGPETLAIGDGQDNRVSAAQRES; encoded by the exons ATGAAGATTAGCCACACTGCAGCCGTGTGCCATTATCGCTTTGATAAAAACTGGACAACTCCAAAACCAGGTAACAATCGTGCCTTTCTTACTGAGATTGACTGTGACTGTGATCCTCAAGCCTATACAACCACTATGATTCAAGACTTTGGAGACAACAGCTCCTGGTACTTCGACTCAGGAGCCACTACACATGTCACCTTTGATTCAGGCAATCTTGATGAGTCCAAACCCTTCTCTGGCCCTGAGACACTTGCCATAGGTGATG GACAAGACAATAGGGTCAGTGCTGCTCAAAGGGAAAGCTAG